The Gloeomargarita lithophora Alchichica-D10 genomic sequence TACATTCCCTCCATGACCCCCGACCTAGCGTGGGAATTGACCAATCAAGTGCATTACGAGGGGCAAGCGGTCGTCTGGGTCGGCCCCCAGGAAGCGGCGGAACTTTACCACGAACAACTCAAACGGGCGGGGCTAACGATGGCTCCCCTGGAAGCCACATGACGGCTGAATTTCGGGTACAGGCTCCTTTTGTGCCCACGGGCGACCAACCGCGGGCGATCCAGCAGATGGTGCAGAGTTTGCGGGCGGGACACCCCCAACAAACCCTGCTGGGCGCAACGGGGACGGGGAAAACCTTTGTCATAGCTAATGTCATCGAACAGATAGGACGCTCCACCCTGGTTTTGGCGCACAACAAAACCCTAGCCGCCCAACTCTGCAATGAATTGCGGGAATTTTTCCCAGACAATGCGGTGGAGTATTTTATTAGCTATTACGATTATTACCAGCCGGAAGCCTATATCCCGGTGACGGATACTTATATCGCCAAAAGTGCTTCTATTAACGATGAAATTGATATGTTGCGGCATTCCGCTACCCGG encodes the following:
- the clpS gene encoding ATP-dependent Clp protease adapter ClpS; translation: MSTQVLPEKVSQTIPKHYPNYKVIVLNDDVNTFEHVAHCLIKYIPSMTPDLAWELTNQVHYEGQAVVWVGPQEAAELYHEQLKRAGLTMAPLEAT